The Pirellulales bacterium genome contains a region encoding:
- a CDS encoding DUF1080 domain-containing protein has translation MDTDSEDSPVVDELTSSIMPNIARIVVTASLLSFSTSLSAETVTATGTIEAVDVAAGTITVRRKTANGEKTAQFKIAGATKIVFKGEVSGLHRFETGQKVEITFETKAKQVTKLEAWPREPAADNVPPEGFVALFNGKDLSGWRGVPKPPLDSPAKRAQASRAQLAAAQNQADTEMRKHWSVRDAMLVFDGQGSGLATAKDYGDFELWVDWKIEPGGDSGIYLRGMPQVQIWDHASDAAKGVGSGGLFNNQNHASRPLIVADKPIGEWNTFKITMSGDRVSVKLNEVVVVDNVALENFWEPNKPAYSKGPIELQKHGTRLYFKNIYLRQLPRGGSESDASAADAGD, from the coding sequence ATGGACACCGATAGTGAGGATTCACCTGTGGTTGATGAATTGACATCCAGCATCATGCCGAACATCGCCCGAATCGTCGTCACAGCATCGCTTCTTTCATTTAGCACTTCGCTCTCGGCGGAAACCGTGACCGCTACCGGCACGATCGAGGCCGTGGATGTCGCGGCCGGCACAATCACCGTTCGCCGCAAAACCGCCAACGGAGAGAAGACCGCGCAGTTCAAGATCGCCGGCGCTACGAAGATCGTCTTCAAGGGCGAAGTATCGGGGCTGCACCGCTTCGAGACCGGGCAGAAGGTCGAGATCACCTTCGAAACCAAGGCCAAGCAGGTGACGAAGCTTGAAGCGTGGCCGCGGGAACCGGCCGCAGACAACGTGCCGCCCGAGGGGTTCGTCGCGCTCTTCAATGGCAAAGATCTGTCGGGTTGGCGTGGCGTGCCGAAGCCGCCGCTCGACAGTCCCGCCAAACGCGCTCAAGCGTCGCGAGCCCAATTGGCCGCGGCGCAAAACCAGGCCGACACGGAAATGCGCAAGCATTGGAGCGTGCGTGATGCCATGCTCGTTTTCGACGGCCAGGGGAGCGGTCTGGCGACCGCGAAAGATTACGGCGACTTCGAGCTTTGGGTCGACTGGAAAATCGAGCCGGGCGGCGACAGCGGCATTTATCTGCGCGGCATGCCGCAAGTGCAAATCTGGGATCACGCGAGCGACGCGGCCAAAGGCGTCGGCTCGGGTGGGCTCTTCAACAACCAGAACCACGCCAGCCGGCCGCTGATCGTCGCCGACAAGCCCATCGGCGAATGGAATACGTTCAAAATCACGATGTCCGGAGATCGTGTGAGCGTCAAGCTCAACGAGGTCGTTGTCGTCGACAACGTGGCCTTGGAAAACTTTTGGGAGCCGAACAAGCCGGCTTATTCAAAGGGGCCGATCGAGCTGCAAAAGCACGGCACGCGGCTCTACTTCAAGAACATCTACCTCCGCCAGCTTCCGCGCGGCGGGAGTGAAAGCGATGCGAGCGCCGCCGATGCGGGCGATTGA
- a CDS encoding response regulator, translating to MRDELMAEKTTKREKPEATESQDDERAAGKRILLVDDDYEIIESMRLTLESRGYTILIARDGNQGLAMAERENPDLLILDMMMPKRSGFLVLEKLLRTKPSLPAIMITANEGSRHKAYAEMLGVKDYLRKPFPMDRLLESVEKLLG from the coding sequence ATGCGAGACGAACTCATGGCCGAGAAGACAACCAAGCGAGAAAAGCCCGAAGCGACCGAAAGCCAGGACGACGAACGGGCCGCTGGCAAGCGCATTTTGCTGGTCGATGACGATTACGAGATCATCGAGTCGATGCGGCTGACGCTGGAATCGCGGGGCTACACGATTCTGATTGCCCGCGACGGCAACCAGGGGCTGGCCATGGCGGAGCGCGAGAACCCCGATTTGCTGATTCTCGACATGATGATGCCCAAACGGAGCGGCTTTTTGGTGCTGGAGAAGTTGTTGCGCACCAAGCCCAGCCTGCCGGCCATCATGATCACCGCCAACGAAGGGAGCCGCCACAAGGCTTACGCCGAGATGCTGGGCGTGAAGGATTATCTCCGCAAGCCGTTTCCCATGGACCGGCTGCTGGAAAGCGTCGAGAAGCTGCTCGGTTAG
- a CDS encoding thioredoxin domain-containing protein gives MPNRLAHETSPYLLQHANNPVDWHAWGPEALDRARREDKPIFLSIGYSACHWCHVMEHESFESEPIARRLNEGFVCIKVDREERPDLDQIYMTAVQAMTGRGGWPMSVFLTPELKPFYGGTYWPPTGRMGMPGFDQVIEGVLDAWKNRRQQVDQQAGELAADIDRVGRMSLPPGELSPKPLAAAEAALERTFDYQHGGFGGAPKFPHPMDLRLLLRRWKRGPREQVLHIVTLTLDRMAAGGIYDQLGGGFHRYSVDDRWLVPHFEKMLYDNALLSAAYVEAFQATGRRDYERVARETFDYVLREMTSPEGGFYSTLDADSEGEEGKFYVWTPGEIEEVLGAERAKTFCRVYDVSDEGNFEGRNILNLPKTLDQCAKILGRDLGELTAELAESRARLLEVRNRRVWPGLDDKVLVSWNGLMIDSLAYAAGALDEPRYLNAARAAADFLLGKMRKPDGRLLHAWRAGQAKFDAYLDDYTCLASALVTLYESSWEERWIDDAVELADIVLAKFDDQESGGFYFTAADHEKLISRQKDVQDSSVPSGNSMAATLLLRLGKLCGRTDYLAAAERTLKAFAGLLEKHASAAGQLLIALDFYLGPAPELALVGASPETAEVAADLRRRYVPNKVIAGRPGTGHSRRLDSLFEGKTAVDGQPALYVCENFTCQAPVVGKPAIAAALAAL, from the coding sequence ATGCCCAACCGCCTCGCTCACGAAACCAGCCCCTATCTGCTGCAACACGCCAACAATCCCGTCGATTGGCATGCCTGGGGGCCGGAGGCGCTCGACCGGGCGCGCCGCGAAGACAAGCCGATCTTTCTCTCCATCGGCTATTCGGCCTGCCACTGGTGCCACGTCATGGAACACGAGAGCTTCGAGAGCGAGCCGATCGCCCGGCGGCTGAACGAGGGTTTCGTGTGCATCAAGGTCGATCGCGAAGAGCGGCCCGATCTCGACCAAATTTACATGACGGCCGTGCAGGCCATGACCGGGCGGGGCGGCTGGCCGATGTCGGTCTTTCTGACGCCGGAGCTGAAACCGTTTTACGGCGGCACCTATTGGCCGCCGACGGGGCGAATGGGTATGCCCGGCTTCGACCAGGTGATCGAGGGCGTACTCGACGCCTGGAAAAACCGGCGGCAACAGGTCGACCAGCAGGCCGGCGAGCTGGCGGCCGACATCGACCGCGTGGGGCGAATGAGTCTGCCGCCCGGCGAGCTTTCGCCCAAGCCGCTGGCGGCTGCCGAAGCGGCCCTGGAGCGGACGTTCGATTATCAGCACGGCGGCTTTGGCGGCGCTCCCAAATTCCCGCATCCCATGGACCTGCGGCTGCTGTTGCGGCGCTGGAAGCGCGGGCCGCGCGAGCAGGTACTGCACATCGTCACGCTGACGCTCGACCGCATGGCGGCCGGCGGCATCTACGATCAACTTGGCGGCGGCTTTCATCGCTACAGCGTCGATGATCGTTGGCTGGTGCCGCACTTTGAGAAGATGCTCTACGACAACGCCCTGTTGTCGGCCGCGTATGTCGAAGCATTTCAAGCCACCGGCCGCCGAGACTACGAGCGCGTGGCCCGCGAAACGTTCGATTACGTGCTCCGCGAGATGACCTCGCCCGAAGGCGGCTTTTACAGCACGCTCGACGCCGACAGCGAAGGCGAGGAAGGCAAGTTCTATGTCTGGACGCCCGGCGAAATCGAAGAAGTGCTCGGCGCCGAGCGGGCCAAGACGTTCTGCCGCGTCTACGACGTCAGCGACGAAGGGAACTTCGAAGGCCGCAACATCCTGAATCTGCCGAAAACGCTCGATCAATGTGCGAAGATTTTGGGCCGTGATTTGGGCGAACTGACCGCGGAACTGGCCGAGAGTCGTGCCCGGCTGTTGGAGGTCCGCAACCGGCGCGTCTGGCCGGGCCTGGACGACAAGGTGCTGGTGAGCTGGAACGGTCTGATGATCGACTCGCTGGCTTACGCGGCCGGCGCGCTCGACGAGCCGCGTTACCTGAACGCCGCACGTGCCGCGGCCGACTTCCTCCTTGGCAAAATGCGGAAGCCCGATGGCCGGTTGTTGCATGCCTGGCGGGCGGGCCAGGCCAAGTTCGACGCCTACCTCGACGATTACACTTGTCTGGCCAGCGCGCTCGTGACGCTTTACGAATCGAGCTGGGAAGAGCGCTGGATCGACGATGCCGTCGAATTGGCCGATATCGTGCTGGCGAAATTCGATGACCAGGAGTCGGGCGGATTCTATTTCACGGCCGCCGACCACGAGAAACTCATCTCACGGCAAAAGGATGTGCAAGACAGCTCGGTGCCCAGCGGCAACTCGATGGCCGCCACGCTGCTCTTGCGGCTGGGAAAACTCTGCGGCCGCACCGATTATCTCGCCGCCGCCGAACGCACGCTCAAGGCGTTCGCCGGTCTGTTGGAAAAGCACGCCAGTGCCGCCGGGCAACTCTTGATTGCCCTCGACTTTTATCTGGGGCCGGCGCCGGAGTTGGCGCTGGTCGGGGCATCGCCGGAAACCGCGGAAGTTGCCGCCGACCTGCGACGGCGTTATGTTCCCAACAAGGTGATCGCCGGACGGCCGGGCACGGGTCATAGCCGGAGGCTCGATAGTCTGTTTGAAGGAAAGACCGCCGTCGACGGTCAACCGGCGCTTTACGTCTGTGAGAACTTCACCTGCCAAGCGCCGGTCGTCGGCAAGCCGGCAATCGCCGCCGCGTTGGCGGCTTTGTAG
- a CDS encoding DUF1501 domain-containing protein: MTPAARLHHHRLGLSRREILQVGFSGLLGLNFSQVLGRTAVADERGPNFGRAKSVILVFCTGAPAHQDIWDLKPDAPVEVRGEFKPADTNMPGVQITPHLPRLAKMADKYAIVRSMTHDLPGHEQATHFVLTGVNALPAGATHMASRNDWPCYASCVQYLRPRGDGLPSGVMLPTYLHNGYGFSGQNGGFMGSGFDPWQLTRDPNAADFRLTELDLLPGLSVERLNHRRGLLADLDRERRGLSEAAAAGDLSARMQNAYTLLTENARFRAAFDLASEPAEARDRYGRHQFGQSLLLARRLVEAGMPVVQANMGSMNNWDTHGQNFQQLKDRLLPPLDQGLSALFDDLAARGLFDETLVVVVGEFGRTPQINATAGRDHWSGVFSAVFAGAGVRGGQAIGASDAQAAWPATRGWYPADLGATVYSALGIDPGSQIIDRLGRPHRMNAGEVIGPLYG; this comes from the coding sequence ATGACCCCTGCCGCTCGATTGCATCACCATCGCCTGGGACTCAGCCGCCGCGAGATTTTGCAGGTTGGATTCTCCGGCCTGCTGGGGCTGAACTTCAGCCAGGTGCTTGGCCGAACCGCCGTGGCCGACGAGCGCGGGCCGAACTTCGGCAGAGCGAAATCGGTCATCCTCGTCTTTTGCACGGGCGCCCCGGCCCATCAGGACATCTGGGACCTCAAGCCCGATGCGCCGGTCGAGGTGCGCGGCGAGTTCAAGCCGGCCGACACCAACATGCCGGGCGTGCAGATCACACCCCATCTGCCGCGGCTGGCGAAGATGGCTGACAAGTATGCCATCGTCCGCAGCATGACGCACGACTTGCCCGGCCACGAGCAGGCCACGCATTTTGTGCTCACCGGCGTCAACGCCCTGCCGGCCGGCGCCACGCACATGGCCAGCCGCAACGATTGGCCCTGCTATGCCTCGTGCGTGCAATACCTGCGGCCGCGCGGCGACGGGCTGCCCTCCGGCGTCATGCTGCCCACGTATTTGCACAACGGTTACGGCTTCTCCGGGCAAAACGGCGGCTTCATGGGCAGCGGCTTCGATCCCTGGCAGCTCACCCGCGACCCGAACGCCGCCGACTTCCGCCTGACGGAGCTCGACCTACTGCCCGGCCTCAGCGTCGAGCGGCTCAACCATCGCCGCGGACTGTTGGCCGATCTCGACCGCGAGCGCCGCGGCCTTTCCGAAGCGGCGGCCGCCGGCGATCTTTCGGCCCGCATGCAAAACGCCTATACGCTGTTGACCGAGAACGCCCGGTTCCGCGCGGCCTTCGACCTGGCAAGCGAACCGGCCGAAGCGCGCGACCGTTACGGCCGGCACCAGTTCGGCCAATCGCTGTTGCTGGCCCGCCGACTGGTCGAGGCCGGCATGCCGGTCGTGCAGGCCAACATGGGATCGATGAACAACTGGGACACGCACGGGCAAAACTTCCAGCAGCTCAAAGACCGCTTGTTGCCGCCGCTCGACCAGGGCCTCTCCGCGCTGTTCGACGACCTGGCGGCCCGCGGCTTGTTCGACGAAACGCTGGTCGTGGTGGTGGGCGAGTTTGGCCGCACGCCGCAGATCAACGCCACGGCGGGCCGCGATCATTGGTCGGGCGTGTTCAGCGCGGTCTTCGCCGGCGCCGGCGTGCGCGGCGGGCAGGCGATCGGCGCCAGCGACGCACAAGCGGCCTGGCCCGCCACGCGCGGCTGGTATCCGGCCGACCTGGGCGCGACGGTCTATAGCGCCTTGGGCATCGACCCCGGCAGCCAGATCATCGACCGTCTCGGCCGCCCGCATCGCATGAACGCGGGCGAAGTCATCGGGCCGCTATATGGGTAA
- a CDS encoding DUF4351 domain-containing protein has translation MHDPRFKRLLKQFFAEFFWLFFPPWAERFDFDSVEWLDKELVSDALQGESRFVDVIAKLATREPIPGPDGRSAESWLALVHVEIEAADTAAPLRRRMFHYYEPLRRRHDLPVLPIGVYLRVGLDGIGWDAYEEHFWEHQLVRFNYPYVGLPALDAEQYLRQDNWLGVALAALMRVPKERRIALAGEALERLVHSPVNAYRKTLLCECVSAYLPTDEQQREQFENMLRNHPDPGVRTMELGLLDHVEQRGEQRGMLKLFRGQLEERFGPLPPQALADLEALPQDRLMELGRALLSAASLEELGLGVSPAPDS, from the coding sequence ATGCACGACCCGCGTTTCAAGAGACTGCTCAAGCAATTCTTCGCCGAGTTCTTTTGGCTCTTTTTCCCTCCCTGGGCTGAGCGGTTCGACTTCGATAGCGTTGAATGGCTCGACAAAGAGCTCGTGAGCGATGCCCTGCAAGGCGAGAGCCGCTTTGTCGATGTCATCGCGAAGCTGGCGACGCGCGAGCCGATTCCCGGCCCGGATGGGCGGTCGGCCGAAAGTTGGCTCGCCTTGGTTCACGTCGAAATCGAAGCCGCCGACACCGCGGCGCCGCTCCGCCGTCGGATGTTTCATTACTACGAGCCGCTGCGCCGCCGCCACGACCTGCCGGTGCTGCCGATCGGAGTTTATCTGCGGGTTGGCCTGGACGGGATCGGCTGGGACGCCTACGAAGAGCACTTCTGGGAGCACCAGCTCGTGCGTTTCAATTACCCGTACGTCGGCCTGCCGGCCCTCGACGCGGAGCAGTATTTGAGGCAGGACAATTGGCTGGGCGTGGCCCTGGCGGCCTTGATGCGCGTGCCGAAAGAGCGGAGAATAGCGTTAGCTGGCGAGGCGCTGGAGCGGCTCGTGCATTCTCCCGTGAATGCTTACCGAAAGACGTTGCTTTGCGAATGCGTGAGCGCGTATCTGCCGACCGACGAGCAGCAGCGGGAACAATTTGAAAACATGCTTCGTAACCATCCAGATCCGGGAGTGCGAACGATGGAATTGGGTTTGTTGGATCACGTTGAGCAGCGCGGAGAACAACGCGGAATGCTGAAACTGTTTCGAGGACAGCTCGAAGAGCGGTTCGGCCCATTGCCGCCTCAGGCGCTTGCCGACCTAGAGGCGCTTCCGCAAGATCGGCTCATGGAGTTGGGGCGCGCGCTATTGTCGGCGGCCTCGCTTGAAGAGTTGGGGCTCGGCGTATCGCCGGCGCCGGATTCCTGA
- a CDS encoding alpha/beta hydrolase → MPRRFPLALVIVLCSMPCCNLSAAERPDKLTLWPDGKTPGALGNDAKDAPTLTAYWPASDKATGAAIVVCPGGGYRMLAPHEGEAYARWLNDLGIAAFVLKYRLVSGGYHVPDSLQDAARAIRTVRANAAPWQLDPKRIGIMGSSAGGHLSATLSTRFDAGRSDSDDPIEQAGSRPDACILCYAFILMDRSDAKRQEQFLGKDPSPEQIRAFAPALNVRADTPPCFVWQTVADAGVKVENALVFAEALRQAKVPFALHLYQNGPHGIGLGVKEYDPAKLHPWTRDCAFWLGEQGFLAKK, encoded by the coding sequence ATGCCCCGACGTTTTCCGCTTGCTCTCGTAATCGTCTTGTGCTCGATGCCATGCTGCAACCTGTCTGCGGCCGAGCGGCCCGACAAACTGACGCTGTGGCCCGACGGCAAAACACCCGGAGCACTGGGCAACGACGCAAAGGATGCGCCCACGCTCACGGCTTATTGGCCTGCCAGCGACAAAGCGACCGGCGCGGCGATTGTGGTCTGTCCGGGCGGCGGCTATCGCATGCTGGCGCCGCACGAGGGCGAAGCCTACGCGCGGTGGCTCAACGATCTGGGCATCGCCGCTTTCGTGCTCAAATACCGGCTCGTCTCCGGCGGCTATCACGTGCCCGACAGCTTGCAAGACGCCGCGCGCGCCATTCGCACGGTGCGGGCCAACGCCGCTCCGTGGCAGCTCGATCCGAAGCGCATCGGCATCATGGGTTCCTCGGCGGGCGGCCATCTGTCGGCCACGCTTTCCACGCGTTTCGACGCGGGCCGCTCCGATTCCGACGACCCGATCGAACAGGCCGGTTCGCGGCCCGACGCGTGCATTCTTTGTTACGCCTTCATTCTGATGGACCGCAGTGATGCCAAGCGGCAGGAGCAGTTTTTGGGCAAGGATCCATCGCCGGAGCAAATTCGCGCTTTCGCACCGGCGTTGAACGTGCGGGCCGACACACCGCCCTGTTTCGTCTGGCAGACGGTGGCCGATGCGGGCGTGAAGGTCGAGAACGCGCTGGTCTTCGCCGAAGCGCTGCGGCAGGCCAAAGTGCCGTTTGCCCTGCACCTCTACCAGAACGGCCCGCACGGCATCGGCCTGGGCGTGAAAGAATACGATCCCGCCAAGCTGCACCCCTGGACCCGCGACTGCGCGTTCTGGCTGGGGGAACAAGGGTTCTTGGCAAAGAAATGA
- a CDS encoding family 16 glycoside hydrolase, translating to MTGQTTPENLASRNTCIIWRQGNVHDFELRLSYRIVAGNSGVQYRSSDLGDHVVRGYQCDKEAMSVLGKVALGEAATLDVRRAGAEKTIQIKFD from the coding sequence ATCACGGGCCAAACGACGCCTGAAAACCTGGCCAGCCGCAACACCTGCATCATCTGGCGGCAGGGCAATGTCCATGATTTCGAGCTACGGCTCTCCTATCGCATCGTGGCGGGGAATTCGGGCGTCCAATATCGCAGCAGCGATCTGGGTGATCACGTCGTTAGGGGCTACCAGTGTGATAAGGAGGCGATGTCGGTCTTGGGCAAAGTCGCGCTCGGGGAGGCGGCGACTCTCGATGTTCGACGCGCCGGCGCGGAAAAAACGATTCAGATCAAATTCGATTGA
- a CDS encoding Uma2 family endonuclease gives MGETPVHFRNLSYLRETLDVWYASDPQVFVAANLFIYYVPGDRLKHVSPDLFVVRGVPKDKPRKKYLLWEEGKGPDLVVELTSAGTCDEDLDKKWLYRDILGVREYVLFDPYAEYLDPAPQGVLLQAGHDVPMPMVSGLLVSEVLGLHFEADSEDLRLYDPAAAQWLRTPPEEREFAAQMAAKLDQTMADKARLEQELAELRQRLTDTGGSEARQV, from the coding sequence GTGGGAGAAACGCCCGTCCATTTTCGCAACCTGTCGTATCTCAGAGAGACTCTCGATGTCTGGTACGCCAGCGACCCGCAGGTCTTCGTGGCCGCCAACCTGTTCATCTATTACGTGCCGGGTGACCGCCTGAAGCACGTCTCGCCCGACCTGTTCGTGGTGCGCGGCGTGCCCAAAGACAAGCCGCGCAAGAAGTATCTGCTCTGGGAGGAAGGCAAGGGGCCCGACCTGGTGGTCGAACTCACCAGCGCCGGCACGTGCGATGAAGACCTCGACAAAAAGTGGCTCTATCGCGACATCCTCGGCGTCCGCGAATACGTTCTGTTCGACCCGTACGCCGAATATCTCGATCCGGCGCCGCAGGGCGTTCTTCTTCAAGCGGGCCATGACGTGCCAATGCCGATGGTATCGGGCCTGTTGGTCAGCGAGGTGCTCGGTTTGCACTTCGAAGCGGACAGCGAGGATCTTCGGCTCTATGATCCGGCTGCGGCCCAATGGCTTCGCACTCCGCCGGAGGAGCGCGAGTTCGCTGCGCAGATGGCGGCCAAACTCGATCAGACGATGGCCGACAAGGCGCGACTCGAACAAGAGTTGGCCGAACTGCGGCAACGCCTGACCGACACGGGTGGTTCCGAGGCGCGGCAAGTGTAG
- a CDS encoding DUF4351 domain-containing protein produces the protein MFDAPARKKRFRSNSIECGCQGSNARRAFQKAVAGVLRGVHLVAFFPDWAARFDFNSLEWLDKELMSDALAGESRYVDLIAKLGTLEPVPGPDGRAADSWLALVHVEIEAADRVAPLRRRMFHYYEPLRRRHDLPVLPIGLFLRVGLDGIGWDSYEEHFWGHQLVRFSYPYVGLPALDAEQYLRQNNWLGVALAALMQVPKERKIQLAGEALERLVHCPDDVYRRTLLCECFSAYLPTDEEQERQFEEMVRNHPDPGVQAMEIGLLDHVEHRGMLKLFRRLLEERFGPLPPDALARLEVLPQDRLLELGSALLSAASLEELGLGNSPASDS, from the coding sequence ATGTTCGACGCGCCGGCGCGGAAAAAACGATTCAGATCAAATTCGATTGAGTGCGGATGCCAAGGATCCAATGCACGACGAGCGTTTCAAAAAGCTGTTGCGGGAGTTCTTCGCGGAGTTCATTTGGTTGCTTTTTTTCCCGACTGGGCCGCGCGATTCGACTTCAACAGTCTGGAATGGCTCGACAAGGAACTGATGAGCGACGCACTCGCAGGGGAGAGCCGCTACGTCGACCTCATCGCCAAGCTAGGGACCCTTGAGCCGGTGCCGGGGCCCGACGGTCGCGCGGCCGACAGTTGGCTGGCGCTGGTCCATGTCGAAATCGAGGCGGCAGACCGAGTCGCGCCGTTGCGGCGGCGGATGTTTCACTATTATGAGCCCCTGCGCCGCCGCCATGACTTGCCGGTGCTTCCGATTGGACTTTTTCTGCGCGTCGGCCTGGACGGGATTGGTTGGGACTCGTACGAGGAGCATTTTTGGGGGCACCAGCTCGTGCGTTTCAGCTACCCGTACGTCGGACTTCCCGCTCTCGATGCGGAGCAATACCTTCGGCAAAATAATTGGCTTGGTGTGGCGCTGGCAGCCTTGATGCAAGTTCCTAAAGAACGCAAAATACAGTTGGCGGGTGAGGCGCTCGAGCGGCTCGTGCATTGCCCTGACGATGTCTATCGCAGGACGCTGCTCTGCGAGTGCTTCAGTGCCTACCTGCCGACGGACGAGGAGCAGGAGCGGCAATTCGAAGAAATGGTGCGAAATCATCCGGACCCAGGAGTTCAGGCAATGGAAATCGGCTTGTTAGACCATGTCGAACATCGCGGCATGCTGAAACTATTTCGACGGCTACTTGAAGAGCGGTTCGGCCCCTTGCCTCCCGACGCTCTCGCCCGCCTTGAGGTGTTGCCGCAAGATCGGCTTCTAGAGCTAGGTAGCGCGCTGTTGTCGGCGGCCTCGCTTGAGGAACTGGGGCTCGGCAACTCGCCAGCGTCGGATTCCTGA